The genomic DNA ATAGCAGAAGCTGGCATTCCAACATAGAGTTGTAGCATAAGTGCCAACGCGTCGCAGCATATATTTTGTAATGAAACGAGGACTGGATGCTTATGAATCATCCCATTCAACTAAGAGGTTGCCTGACTGGATTAACCTTCTCTTATCATTTTGGACAAATTGTCTCTGATAGAGTTGACTTTGTCGAGAGATTCCACCCAGTTGCAACCTACCATGATCAAAGCTTCTTCCTCAGAAGAGACGTCCAGTACTCTTGAAGTTGAAGAGGTGTTTACTGATCTGAAGGAGCAGGTACAACCCTAATACCCACTCAGCCACTCTCTGGTGTTTCTAACCCCCATTATCTAATGCCTGTTGCTGAGAAGGATCGATCATGCCTTTCTGGTGTCTAGAGATGATGTGAGACTGAGACCTTAGAATTTGGATATTTGAAGAGACTAGTCTTTGAATTGCTTTGGATTGAATTTTCGGATTATCTTTTACCATCTAGTGTCTTTATAGTACGACTTTTTTCTGTATATTGAAAGCTTAACGGATCTTTATCCTTTTCAGTGGGATGCTATTGAAGACAAGTCCTCATTGTTAGTTTATGGAACTGGAGCTGTAGTTGCAGTTTGGCTGTCATCTGTTTTTGTTGATGCTATCAACTCAGTCCCCTTGGTGGGGTTATCCTTCCGTCTTCCGCATTTTTCTACTTTTCTTCCTGTTTGCGACCTCAATACAATTTCTGTTTGCTCCCTTTCTGCAGGTCCCCACGCTCATGGAATTGGTGGGACTTGGATTCACGGGATGGTTTATTTACAGATATCTTCTCTTTAAGGTAAACTCGATAAATCCAAGCGCATTGTGTCATATTAAGAGCATTTagatagaaattaaaaaagaaaaagaaaaaaaagagcgtTTACATTCTTTGTTTGACTCCTGATTTTAGAGGATGTGAGAAGTATGATGCTGAGGTAGGGTAGCTGCTGTAACAAAATAACTCTCTGACTCGGCTCCAGCAATCTTTTGCCTATCTATATTTGTTTCTAGGGATATGAAAACTACTGAGATAAATCTCTGTTTCTGAAGCTGCTAGTTCCGTGTCTcttagattcttttttttcccccgtCCTATTAATTAACTGGCCTCTCAATGCTAACGGGCTAATATACGTTTGCTTGCAGTCAACCAGAAAGGAGCTAGCCAGTGAAATCGAAGCGTTGAAGAGCAAGATCACTGGAAGTGATTGAAGCCCCAGCAACGAAATAGTGAGACCTCTGTAGTCTTTCAATATCTTAGCTGACATTCCACTACCTTTTCTAGGTTCAGGTCAAACATTTCACGAGTCTGTTTTGTTGCATAGGTCTTTGCAATTGCAACTGATGAATCTAAGAACACTTGAATTCAACACCTTTTGGATGTCCAAAACTTTATATAATTAGGCCTTGAGGCCTACGACATAATAAAGTTAAGCCTTGGAAGAAATTTCATA from Punica granatum isolate Tunisia-2019 chromosome 2, ASM765513v2, whole genome shotgun sequence includes the following:
- the LOC116195703 gene encoding protein CURVATURE THYLAKOID 1A, chloroplastic-like gives rise to the protein MAVLTATSTLMAVATSSGKRFSAPPFRGRASSLPHLPPRPPSCSPSNKRFFFSELTLSRDSTQLQPTMIKASSSEETSSTLEVEEVFTDLKEQWDAIEDKSSLLVYGTGAVVAVWLSSVFVDAINSVPLVPTLMELVGLGFTGWFIYRYLLFKSTRKELASEIEALKSKITGSD